From Natronincola ferrireducens, the proteins below share one genomic window:
- a CDS encoding ribose-phosphate diphosphokinase, translating into MNTSGNQIKIFCGNANPELAREIASEIGIPLGNCEVGTFSDGEIAVNINETVRGADLFVVQPTHPPVNDNLMELLILIDAFKRASAGRITAVLPYYGYARQDRKAKARDPITAKLVADLLTTAGADRVLTMDLHASQIQGYFDIPLDHLLGVPILAKYFIKKNVQDLVVVSPDLGSVTRARNFANHLDAPIAIIDKRRPKANVSEVMNIIGEVEGKNVILIDDMIDTAGTITQGANALKEFGAKEVYACCTHPVLSGPAIERIQNSAIKELIVTNTISLPEEKKIDKIQVMSVAPIIAEAIQRIYKNISVSRLFD; encoded by the coding sequence GTGAACACCAGTGGTAATCAGATAAAAATATTTTGTGGTAATGCTAACCCAGAATTAGCAAGAGAGATTGCTAGTGAGATAGGCATTCCCCTTGGAAATTGTGAAGTAGGAACCTTCAGTGACGGAGAAATTGCTGTTAATATCAACGAAACCGTTAGGGGAGCTGACTTATTTGTGGTACAGCCCACCCACCCTCCAGTAAATGATAATTTAATGGAGTTGTTGATCCTAATAGACGCCTTTAAAAGGGCTTCGGCAGGAAGGATTACAGCTGTACTGCCCTACTACGGCTATGCCCGTCAGGATCGGAAAGCAAAGGCTAGAGATCCTATTACAGCTAAGCTAGTGGCGGATCTATTGACAACAGCTGGAGCCGATAGGGTGTTAACGATGGATTTACATGCTTCTCAAATTCAGGGCTATTTTGATATTCCTTTAGACCATCTATTAGGTGTACCTATATTAGCAAAATACTTTATCAAAAAGAATGTTCAAGACTTGGTTGTTGTCTCCCCTGATCTAGGTAGTGTTACAAGGGCTAGAAATTTTGCCAATCATTTAGATGCCCCCATCGCTATCATTGACAAGCGGAGACCGAAGGCAAATGTTTCTGAGGTTATGAACATCATTGGTGAAGTAGAGGGTAAAAACGTTATCCTGATTGATGATATGATTGATACCGCTGGTACTATTACTCAAGGAGCCAATGCCCTAAAGGAATTTGGAGCCAAGGAGGTTTATGCCTGCTGTACCCATCCTGTATTATCTGGTCCCGCCATTGAAAGAATACAAAATTCCGCTATTAAGGAACTAATTGTTACCAACACCATCAGTCTTCCAGAGGAAAAAAAGATTGATAAAATACAGGTGATGTCAGTGGCACCTATTATTGCAGAAGCTATTCAAAGGATCTACAAAAACATTTCTGTAAGTCGGTTGTTTGACTAA
- the pth gene encoding aminoacyl-tRNA hydrolase produces the protein MYIIAGLGNPGKRYDGTRHNVGFEAIDLLAHRNGIKVNKLKHKALYGEGFWGGEKVVLVKPQTFMNLSGESLRDMMEFYKLDIKNLIVIYDDVDIEVGTLRIRQKGSSGSHNGMKSIIHQLQSHDFPRIRIGIGKPQYGDLADYVLGRFSKEEISPTVEAIERAALAVESIVKEGIELAMNRYNG, from the coding sequence ATGTATATTATTGCAGGTCTGGGAAACCCAGGGAAAAGATACGATGGTACCCGACATAATGTGGGCTTTGAAGCCATAGACCTACTGGCCCATCGTAATGGTATAAAGGTAAACAAGCTTAAGCACAAAGCCCTCTATGGAGAAGGTTTCTGGGGTGGTGAGAAGGTTGTCCTCGTAAAACCCCAAACCTTTATGAACCTAAGTGGAGAAAGCCTTCGAGATATGATGGAGTTTTATAAGCTGGATATAAAAAATCTTATTGTTATTTATGACGATGTTGATATAGAGGTGGGGACCCTCAGAATACGACAAAAAGGCAGCTCTGGAAGTCATAATGGTATGAAATCCATTATCCATCAACTGCAGTCCCATGACTTTCCAAGGATACGGATTGGTATAGGAAAGCCTCAATATGGGGACTTGGCCGATTATGTCCTGGGAAGATTTTCAAAGGAGGAAATTTCTCCTACAGTGGAGGCTATAGAAAGGGCGGCCTTGGCAGTGGAATCCATTGTAAAGGAAGGTATAGAACTGGCCATGAACCGATACAATGGATAG
- the mfd gene encoding transcription-repair coupling factor, with translation MKKNILLSPMERSLQYIQLLEALKGHMTPVGVHGLNDSQKSHLIYGVFEGLNRQICLLTYSELEAQQIYQDLKFYLKEEVLFFPSKDVVFYDIEAIGDEVKEERIKTLDRLVKGGPAIVVASIEALLLKITPPHIYKKYQLTLKVGETLDLHQIIETFIMQGYERTERVDTKGQFSIRGGIIDIFPLTEENPLRIELFDDEVDSIRYFHGDTQKSIEKVQQIKIYPATEIIIETQNHNEVIGKLSQELKSTLKKLDSAPGEKLQLKIGEVMEKLSTLGNFEGIQRFLPYIYEKTGSLLDYLQGEAVVMLDEPDRGKEKIKDFHEEFRENFKTLLERGEVLPGQGNLLFTYDDILRSLKNRSLVTSSLLPKNHPDFQPKEIINFTSRPVQTFHGKMNLLLPEIKNLVKKGYKTVLVTATKEKALKLMETFREQGIPVDFTVKEGDALPASRVTILQGNLYRGFEYVDVKYILITDYEIYGVHKKKKQKIKRKDAAPIKSFIDLKVGDYVVHEGHGIGKYIGIEELKVEGIKKDYLKIRYSGEDNLYVPTDQMDLIQKYIGADDKTPKLNKLGGTEWVKTKAKAKKAIEDMAKDLLKLYAEREESKGYGFSRDTDWQKQFEYLFPYEETPDQLRAIQEVKEDMEQERPMDRLLCGDVGYGKTEIAIRAAFKAVMDSKQVALLVPTTILAQQHYNNFKERFSGFPVTVDMLSRFRTAAQQKQTLENVRTGNVDILIGTHRILSKDIAFKDLGLLIVDEEQRFGVKHKEVLKQLKQSVDVLTLTATPIPRTLHMSMIGIRDMSVIEDPPEERYPVQTYVAGYNEALIGDAIGREIVRGGQVYYVYNRVQGIHQVAARLGTLVPQARIAVAHGQMSERQLEKLMLEYYHGEYDVLVCTTIIETGLDIANVNTIIIQDADRLGLSQLYQLRGRVGRSNRQGYAYLLYEKDKILSEVAEKRLKAIKEFTEFGSGFKIAMRDLEIRGAGNLLGSEQHGHMASIGYDLYVKLLEETIGELKGQVIEKYEDTMMELNVDAYISEKYISNQSHKIEIYKKIASIRNQEDMYMIEEEIEDRFGDIPLSARNLLLISYIKALAKNLKIQYISQKDKQIKIQFKEGKVLRPEYIVELMDQYRWKLSIHGGDQPHFLYKVQTQDQNRVLMDLKDIIEKISGLKKTES, from the coding sequence ATGAAGAAAAACATACTATTATCACCAATGGAACGTTCACTACAATATATACAGCTATTAGAAGCTTTAAAGGGGCATATGACCCCTGTGGGAGTCCATGGATTAAACGATTCACAAAAATCCCACTTGATTTATGGGGTTTTCGAAGGCTTAAATCGTCAGATTTGTCTATTAACTTATAGTGAATTAGAGGCACAACAAATTTATCAGGATCTGAAGTTTTATCTAAAGGAGGAAGTCCTTTTTTTCCCATCAAAGGATGTTGTTTTTTATGATATAGAAGCTATTGGAGATGAAGTTAAGGAGGAAAGAATAAAAACCCTTGACAGGCTGGTGAAGGGAGGACCTGCTATTGTAGTAGCTTCCATAGAAGCACTGCTTTTAAAGATAACTCCTCCACATATCTATAAAAAATATCAATTGACATTAAAGGTTGGGGAAACCCTTGACCTCCATCAAATTATCGAAACCTTTATCATGCAGGGCTACGAAAGAACTGAACGGGTGGATACCAAAGGTCAGTTCAGTATTCGAGGTGGAATCATAGATATTTTTCCGTTGACAGAGGAAAATCCCCTTCGAATAGAGCTTTTTGATGATGAAGTTGACTCCATCCGCTATTTCCATGGAGATACCCAGAAGTCTATTGAAAAAGTTCAACAAATAAAGATCTATCCTGCCACAGAGATTATTATAGAAACCCAAAATCATAATGAAGTCATTGGTAAGCTATCCCAAGAATTAAAAAGTACCCTAAAAAAGCTGGATTCAGCCCCAGGGGAAAAGCTACAGCTGAAAATAGGGGAAGTGATGGAAAAGCTCTCTACCCTAGGGAACTTTGAAGGTATCCAACGGTTTTTGCCCTATATCTATGAAAAGACCGGCTCCCTCTTAGATTATCTTCAGGGGGAGGCAGTAGTGATGCTTGATGAACCCGATAGGGGGAAGGAAAAAATCAAGGACTTCCATGAGGAATTTCGAGAAAATTTCAAAACCCTGTTGGAACGGGGGGAGGTTTTGCCCGGCCAGGGGAACTTATTGTTTACCTATGACGATATCCTTAGAAGCCTAAAAAACCGTAGCCTTGTTACCTCCAGTCTTTTACCCAAAAATCATCCAGATTTTCAGCCTAAGGAGATTATTAACTTTACCTCAAGACCTGTACAGACCTTCCATGGGAAAATGAACCTTCTGTTGCCAGAGATAAAAAACCTTGTAAAAAAAGGCTATAAAACTGTACTGGTGACAGCCACCAAGGAAAAGGCGTTAAAATTAATGGAAACCTTTAGGGAGCAAGGAATTCCTGTGGATTTTACAGTGAAGGAGGGGGATGCCCTGCCGGCTAGCAGGGTCACCATTCTACAGGGAAACCTTTATCGAGGCTTTGAGTATGTAGATGTAAAATATATTCTTATCACAGATTATGAAATCTACGGTGTTCATAAAAAGAAGAAGCAAAAAATTAAACGAAAAGATGCAGCCCCCATTAAGTCCTTTATCGATTTAAAGGTGGGGGACTATGTAGTCCACGAGGGTCATGGTATTGGTAAATATATCGGTATAGAGGAGTTAAAGGTAGAGGGAATAAAGAAGGACTATTTAAAAATCCGTTATTCTGGAGAAGATAATCTTTACGTTCCGACAGACCAGATGGATTTAATACAAAAATATATCGGTGCCGATGATAAAACCCCGAAGCTCAACAAGCTAGGGGGGACAGAATGGGTTAAAACAAAGGCAAAGGCTAAAAAGGCCATTGAGGATATGGCAAAGGATCTTTTGAAACTCTATGCCGAAAGGGAAGAAAGTAAAGGCTATGGCTTCTCCCGGGATACCGATTGGCAAAAACAGTTTGAATACCTCTTTCCCTATGAAGAAACCCCTGATCAGCTAAGGGCTATTCAAGAAGTAAAAGAAGACATGGAGCAGGAGCGCCCCATGGATAGACTTCTATGTGGGGATGTGGGTTATGGAAAAACAGAGATAGCCATTAGAGCAGCCTTTAAGGCTGTGATGGATAGCAAACAGGTGGCTCTACTGGTTCCCACCACCATTTTAGCCCAGCAGCATTATAATAATTTCAAGGAACGATTTTCTGGGTTTCCTGTAACCGTAGATATGTTAAGTCGTTTTAGAACAGCCGCCCAGCAAAAACAAACCTTAGAAAATGTTAGAACAGGAAACGTAGACATCCTTATTGGGACCCACCGGATTTTATCCAAGGATATAGCCTTCAAGGATTTAGGCCTCTTAATCGTAGATGAAGAGCAACGATTTGGTGTAAAGCATAAGGAGGTCCTAAAACAGCTGAAACAGTCTGTAGATGTCCTGACCCTAACGGCTACACCTATCCCCCGTACCCTCCATATGTCTATGATAGGAATAAGGGATATGAGTGTTATTGAAGATCCTCCAGAGGAAAGGTATCCCGTCCAAACCTATGTTGCCGGATACAATGAAGCCTTGATAGGGGATGCCATTGGCAGGGAAATTGTAAGGGGTGGACAGGTATACTATGTTTACAATCGGGTACAGGGAATTCATCAGGTGGCGGCAAGATTAGGGACTTTGGTACCCCAAGCCAGAATAGCTGTTGCCCACGGTCAGATGAGTGAGCGGCAGCTGGAAAAGCTTATGCTGGAATACTATCATGGTGAATATGATGTATTGGTATGCACCACCATTATCGAAACGGGATTGGATATTGCCAATGTCAATACTATTATTATACAGGATGCTGATAGACTAGGGCTTTCCCAGCTTTATCAGCTCAGGGGAAGGGTAGGAAGGTCTAATCGTCAAGGCTATGCCTATTTATTGTACGAAAAGGATAAAATTCTTTCAGAGGTGGCAGAAAAACGGTTAAAGGCCATCAAGGAGTTTACAGAATTTGGCTCAGGATTTAAGATTGCCATGAGGGATTTAGAAATCCGTGGAGCCGGAAACCTTTTAGGCTCAGAGCAGCATGGACATATGGCTTCTATTGGCTACGACCTTTATGTGAAGCTATTGGAGGAAACCATAGGAGAGCTAAAGGGACAAGTAATAGAAAAATACGAGGATACCATGATGGAGCTCAACGTAGATGCCTATATTTCAGAAAAGTACATTTCTAACCAAAGCCATAAAATAGAGATCTATAAGAAAATAGCCTCCATTCGAAACCAAGAGGATATGTACATGATAGAGGAAGAGATAGAGGATCGCTTTGGTGACATTCCTTTAAGTGCTAGAAACCTACTATTGATTTCCTACATTAAGGCTTTAGCCAAAAACTTAAAAATCCAGTATATTTCCCAAAAAGACAAACAAATCAAGATTCAGTTTAAGGAGGGTAAAGTCCTAAGACCAGAATACATTGTAGAGCTGATGGACCAGTATCGATGGAAGCTTAGTATCCATGGAGGGGACCAACCCCATTTCCTTTATAAAGTCCAGACCCAAGACCAAAACAGGGTACTGATGGACCTAAAAGACATCATAGAAAAAATTAGTGGTTTAAAAAAGACAGAAAGTTAG
- a CDS encoding peptidylprolyl isomerase, with the protein MSGRKTRKKLILVAMLLIAALLFTACSSPQKISEDAVAVVNGTNIPMEEFEKLLALQRIEYEMMYGPDILTQDLGTGMTLLDTIKKGVLENLVKSEILLQEAMKNNITVEDEDIEEAYNSYVEHMEGNEDLKVFTEENNIDEAFVRKEMKKNLIIHRYRDFYFENLEIDEAAAEAYYGDNPLEFVSKVSAKHILVLAATEDAEGKAEELLSKINNEEEFSALFEQYVEAAAGDEIIAEELGYFGRQQMVPEFEAAAFSLNPGEISDIVQTSFGYHIILVEDKETYSFEEMKDYIIQFLKQKDFEIHIGELEEKSNITKREEL; encoded by the coding sequence ATGAGTGGGAGAAAAACCAGAAAAAAACTAATCCTGGTAGCAATGTTATTAATAGCAGCACTACTTTTTACTGCATGTTCTAGCCCCCAAAAGATTTCAGAGGATGCTGTAGCGGTGGTTAATGGAACCAATATTCCCATGGAGGAATTTGAAAAGCTTTTGGCATTACAACGAATTGAGTACGAAATGATGTATGGACCAGATATCCTTACCCAAGATTTAGGAACGGGGATGACCCTTTTAGATACGATTAAAAAAGGTGTTTTAGAAAACCTAGTTAAAAGTGAAATTCTTTTACAGGAAGCCATGAAAAATAATATCACTGTAGAAGATGAAGACATTGAAGAAGCCTATAACTCCTATGTGGAGCATATGGAAGGAAACGAAGATCTCAAGGTGTTTACAGAGGAAAATAATATCGATGAAGCCTTTGTCAGAAAGGAAATGAAAAAGAATCTAATCATTCATAGATATAGAGACTTTTATTTTGAAAACCTAGAAATTGACGAAGCAGCAGCAGAGGCCTACTATGGGGACAATCCTCTAGAGTTTGTAAGCAAAGTAAGTGCAAAGCACATTTTAGTACTGGCTGCAACAGAAGATGCTGAAGGTAAGGCAGAGGAGCTACTAAGCAAAATCAACAATGAAGAAGAATTTTCAGCCTTATTTGAACAATATGTGGAAGCAGCAGCGGGAGATGAAATTATCGCAGAGGAATTAGGCTACTTTGGAAGACAGCAAATGGTTCCAGAATTTGAAGCAGCTGCCTTCTCCTTAAACCCTGGGGAAATCAGTGATATTGTACAAACCTCATTTGGATACCATATTATTTTGGTAGAAGATAAGGAAACCTATTCATTTGAAGAAATGAAGGACTATATAATTCAATTTCTGAAGCAGAAGGATTTTGAAATTCATATAGGGGAATTAGAGGAAAAATCAAATATTACTAAGCGAGAAGAGCTATAA
- the spoVT gene encoding stage V sporulation protein T: MKATGIVRRIDDLGRVVIPKEIRRTLRIREGDPLEIFTDREGEVILKKYSPIGELSEFATEYAESLQESLGHIAIITDRDTIIAVAGHSKKEYLEKRVSKTLERMMEEREPIVLNEGEQMYPIAVDEGEDGKYTAQVIAPIITQGDPIGTVIICSKNSGVNMGEVEKKIAATAAAFLSKQMEQ, encoded by the coding sequence GTGAAAGCGACTGGAATAGTAAGACGCATAGATGATTTGGGAAGAGTAGTCATTCCTAAGGAAATTAGAAGAACCTTAAGAATTAGAGAAGGAGATCCTCTTGAGATATTTACTGACCGTGAAGGTGAGGTTATTTTAAAAAAATATTCTCCAATAGGGGAGCTCAGTGAGTTTGCCACAGAGTATGCAGAATCATTGCAGGAATCACTAGGGCATATTGCAATTATAACCGATAGAGATACTATTATAGCCGTAGCTGGACACTCGAAAAAAGAATATTTAGAGAAACGAGTAAGCAAAACCCTAGAACGTATGATGGAGGAAAGAGAGCCCATTGTATTGAACGAGGGGGAACAAATGTATCCTATAGCTGTCGATGAAGGAGAGGATGGCAAATATACAGCACAGGTAATAGCTCCTATTATTACCCAGGGAGACCCTATCGGAACCGTCATTATTTGTTCCAAAAACAGTGGCGTAAACATGGGTGAGGTTGAGAAGAAGATAGCAGCAACAGCTGCAGCCTTTTTATCCAAACAAATGGAACAATAG
- a CDS encoding putative polysaccharide biosynthesis protein yields the protein MKKDTFLKGAVILGAAGMIVKVMGAFFRIPLGRILESEGLGYYQVGYTVFNLLLAFTAAGFPTAISKLVSEKRAKGDYQGAHKIFKTSFYLLVGLGGIGSIALALLTSFLVTNVFQSPNTYYAVLALSPAVFFVAVLASFRGYFQGMKDMKPTAISQIVEQAGKVLFGLSLAIVLLRRFDIAYAAGGASFGTGIGAAFALVMMVFLYRKRKDKIFPAEGQAIDAEEETSEEIVKNLLKIAIPIAIGAAVMPLINIVDTFVVLRRLQAIGYSVEEATSLYGQLQGMANTLVNLPQVLTVALAMSIVPVISESAATNDWQAVRGDTKSALRVALLIGLPASVGLAVLSTPIMRMLFPAEPATVGQILLFLAFAVTFLAPLQTLTGVLQGLGKPDVPVKNLMVGAAFKFVVTYGLTGIPALNVKGAAIGTVTAYMVAFFLNFLAVKKETNVTFEIQQFVIKPILSVTTMGFVVYALYRQLYPFLGNSLSTVGSIAVGAAVYGIMLLKTQTIIKEDFDLLPGGGKLLKVLHKMKLIKE from the coding sequence ATGAAGAAGGATACCTTTTTAAAGGGTGCAGTGATTTTAGGTGCTGCAGGCATGATTGTAAAAGTAATGGGAGCATTTTTTAGAATTCCATTGGGAAGAATTCTTGAATCAGAAGGTCTAGGCTATTATCAAGTAGGTTACACTGTTTTTAATCTTTTATTAGCCTTTACTGCTGCAGGCTTTCCCACAGCCATATCTAAATTAGTTTCGGAAAAACGGGCGAAAGGAGATTATCAAGGAGCCCATAAAATATTTAAGACATCTTTTTATCTGTTGGTGGGATTAGGAGGGATAGGTTCCATTGCTTTAGCTCTGTTAACATCATTTTTAGTCACCAACGTATTCCAAAGTCCCAACACCTATTATGCTGTACTAGCATTATCGCCAGCTGTATTTTTTGTTGCCGTGCTAGCATCCTTTAGGGGCTATTTCCAAGGGATGAAGGATATGAAACCCACTGCTATTTCTCAAATAGTAGAGCAGGCAGGGAAGGTATTATTTGGCCTATCCTTGGCGATAGTACTATTAAGACGCTTCGACATAGCATACGCAGCTGGTGGTGCCTCCTTTGGAACAGGCATCGGTGCAGCTTTTGCCCTAGTGATGATGGTATTTCTTTATCGTAAAAGGAAAGATAAAATTTTTCCTGCAGAGGGACAAGCAATAGATGCTGAAGAGGAAACCTCTGAGGAGATTGTTAAAAACCTTTTAAAAATTGCTATTCCTATTGCCATAGGAGCAGCGGTGATGCCCCTAATTAATATTGTAGACACTTTTGTAGTATTGAGGAGATTACAGGCTATCGGTTATAGTGTTGAAGAAGCCACCAGTCTTTATGGACAGCTACAGGGCATGGCAAACACCTTGGTGAACCTGCCACAGGTCTTGACGGTAGCATTGGCCATGAGTATTGTCCCGGTTATTTCTGAATCCGCCGCCACAAATGACTGGCAAGCTGTCAGAGGAGATACAAAGTCAGCCTTAAGGGTGGCTCTGTTGATAGGATTACCAGCCTCCGTGGGATTGGCGGTATTATCCACCCCCATCATGAGGATGCTGTTCCCTGCAGAGCCGGCAACTGTGGGACAGATTTTGCTTTTCCTTGCATTTGCAGTAACCTTTTTAGCTCCCCTCCAGACCTTAACGGGGGTATTACAGGGTCTAGGGAAACCAGATGTACCTGTAAAAAATCTAATGGTGGGAGCCGCCTTTAAATTTGTTGTTACCTATGGACTGACGGGTATACCAGCACTGAATGTTAAGGGGGCGGCTATAGGAACTGTAACTGCCTATATGGTAGCCTTTTTCCTAAACTTTTTAGCCGTGAAAAAAGAAACAAATGTTACCTTTGAGATCCAGCAGTTTGTTATAAAACCTATACTATCGGTGACAACCATGGGATTTGTTGTATATGCTTTATACAGACAGCTATACCCCTTCCTTGGCAACAGCTTATCTACAGTAGGATCCATCGCTGTAGGAGCCGCTGTTTATGGAATCATGCTACTAAAAACCCAAACCATCATTAAGGAAGACTTCGACCTACTACCTGGTGGAGGGAAATTGTTAAAAGTGCTTCATAAGATGAAACTTATCAAGGAATAA
- the yabN gene encoding bifunctional methyltransferase/pyrophosphohydrolase YabN → MSKLTIVGLGPGAKEHLTLATFKAMKDHKEVYLRTDKHPIVTYLKEEGINYKTFDHVYEEKQDFQEVYEEIAEILIEKAKEEDILYAVPGHPYVAENTVQLLLEGCKREGIPKEVYPAMSFVDAMFMALEIDPIDGFKLLDGLQLEKQKPDPSIANIITQVYDPFIASEVKLRLMDYYDDEQEIFVVKNAGIPGIQRIERMPLYMLDRLDWIDYLTSLYIPRIDIDQKKYYNVNNLVEIMEILRSKEGCPWDIKQTHDSLKPYLIEESYEVLEAIDEKDDLLLEEELGDLLLQVIFHSQIAKERQAFTMEDVVQGICEKLVFRHPHVFKGVKAETTSEALANWEHQKRQEKQIKSIADSMTMIPKELPALLKAVKVQKKAADVGFDWDQIEDVVNKVKEELLETLQAKETKDDNKIKEEVGDLLFAVVNLARFLKVNPEDALNATCNKFIYRFRYIEEKAMEAKQDIKKMTLSKMDELWEEAKKKNRKNCW, encoded by the coding sequence ATGTCTAAGTTAACCATTGTTGGCTTGGGCCCTGGTGCAAAGGAGCATCTGACCCTTGCCACCTTTAAAGCCATGAAGGACCATAAGGAAGTATACCTTAGAACAGATAAACACCCTATAGTCACCTATCTAAAGGAGGAAGGCATCAATTATAAAACCTTTGACCATGTGTATGAAGAAAAGCAAGACTTTCAAGAGGTTTATGAAGAAATTGCTGAAATCCTTATAGAAAAGGCAAAGGAGGAGGATATCCTTTATGCTGTTCCTGGTCATCCCTACGTGGCAGAAAACACTGTTCAGCTCCTCCTTGAAGGATGCAAAAGAGAAGGGATACCGAAAGAAGTATACCCTGCCATGAGCTTCGTGGATGCCATGTTTATGGCACTGGAGATAGATCCTATCGACGGATTCAAGCTGCTAGATGGATTACAGCTGGAGAAGCAAAAGCCCGATCCAAGTATAGCCAACATCATCACTCAGGTTTATGATCCCTTTATAGCTTCAGAGGTAAAATTAAGACTGATGGACTATTATGATGATGAACAGGAGATATTTGTAGTGAAGAATGCTGGAATTCCAGGGATTCAGAGGATTGAAAGGATGCCCCTTTACATGTTGGACAGACTGGATTGGATAGATTACCTGACAAGTCTTTATATACCAAGGATTGACATAGATCAAAAAAAATACTATAATGTGAATAATTTAGTGGAAATCATGGAAATATTAAGAAGTAAAGAGGGCTGTCCTTGGGATATCAAGCAAACCCATGATAGTCTAAAGCCTTACCTTATAGAAGAAAGCTATGAAGTGTTAGAAGCCATTGATGAAAAAGATGACCTTCTGCTGGAGGAGGAACTAGGAGATTTACTTCTACAGGTAATCTTTCATAGCCAAATCGCTAAGGAAAGACAAGCCTTCACCATGGAAGATGTGGTACAGGGTATTTGTGAAAAGCTAGTTTTTAGACATCCTCATGTTTTTAAAGGGGTAAAGGCTGAAACCACCAGTGAAGCCCTAGCCAATTGGGAACACCAAAAGCGTCAAGAGAAGCAAATTAAAAGTATAGCAGATTCAATGACAATGATACCAAAGGAATTACCAGCACTACTAAAGGCTGTCAAAGTTCAAAAGAAAGCAGCAGACGTTGGCTTTGATTGGGACCAGATAGAGGATGTTGTTAACAAGGTTAAGGAAGAATTACTGGAAACCCTCCAGGCCAAAGAAACAAAGGATGACAATAAAATTAAAGAAGAAGTCGGAGATTTACTTTTTGCAGTAGTGAATCTAGCTCGATTTTTAAAGGTAAATCCTGAAGATGCCTTGAATGCCACCTGCAATAAATTTATTTATAGATTTCGATACATAGAAGAAAAGGCAATGGAGGCAAAACAAGACATAAAAAAAATGACCCTATCAAAAATGGATGAACTTTGGGAGGAAGCCAAGAAAAAAAATCGCAAAAATTGCTGGTAA
- a CDS encoding HU family DNA-binding protein, with translation MNKAELVAKIAEKSQLTKKDAELALNAFMESVEEALVEGDKVQLVGFGTFDVRERKPRQGRNPRNPEQVIDIPASKAPVFKAGKTLKEKING, from the coding sequence GTGAATAAAGCTGAATTAGTTGCAAAAATTGCTGAAAAAAGTCAACTAACAAAAAAGGATGCTGAGTTAGCATTAAATGCATTCATGGAAAGCGTTGAAGAAGCATTAGTAGAGGGTGACAAAGTGCAATTAGTTGGATTTGGAACCTTTGATGTAAGAGAAAGAAAACCAAGACAAGGTAGAAACCCAAGAAATCCAGAGCAAGTAATCGACATACCAGCTTCAAAAGCACCTGTATTCAAAGCTGGCAAGACCCTTAAAGAAAAAATTAACGGATAA
- a CDS encoding RNA-binding S4 domain-containing protein: MRLDKYLKISRIIKRRTIAKEACEKGRVFINDKTAKPSTEVEVGDRLEIQFGDKSLKVEITQIAEHVKKDEAKEMFRLIE; the protein is encoded by the coding sequence ATGAGATTAGATAAATACTTAAAAATATCAAGAATCATCAAACGTAGAACGATTGCCAAGGAAGCCTGTGAAAAGGGCAGGGTATTCATTAACGATAAAACAGCAAAGCCTAGTACAGAAGTGGAAGTAGGAGATCGACTGGAAATCCAGTTTGGGGACAAATCCCTAAAGGTAGAGATTACTCAAATTGCAGAGCATGTCAAAAAAGATGAAGCAAAGGAAATGTTTCGACTAATTGAATAA